The following proteins come from a genomic window of Companilactobacillus pabuli:
- the mscL gene encoding large-conductance mechanosensitive channel protein MscL — protein MIKEFKEFISRGNVMDLAVGVIMGAAFTAIVQSLVSNLINPLIGLFLGKIDLSNLVFKVGDATFKYGTFIESIINFLIIAFVVFLLVKVMNKIIKSRDEEEAEPEEDKQEEMVMYLKKISEALDEKKDN, from the coding sequence ATGATAAAGGAATTCAAAGAATTTATTAGCCGTGGCAATGTTATGGACTTAGCCGTTGGTGTAATTATGGGTGCTGCTTTTACAGCAATTGTACAATCTTTAGTAAGCAACTTGATCAATCCATTGATTGGTTTGTTCCTAGGTAAGATTGACTTAAGTAATTTAGTTTTCAAAGTTGGGGACGCAACTTTTAAGTATGGAACTTTCATTGAATCTATTATTAACTTCTTGATTATTGCTTTCGTAGTTTTCTTACTAGTTAAAGTGATGAATAAGATTATTAAGAGTCGCGATGAGGAAGAGGCTGAACCAGAAGAAGATAAACAAGAAGAAATGGTCATGTATCTAAAGAAGATTTCTGAAGCTTTAGATGAAAAGAAAGACAATTAA